A DNA window from Anastrepha ludens isolate Willacy chromosome 6, idAnaLude1.1, whole genome shotgun sequence contains the following coding sequences:
- the LOC128865815 gene encoding uncharacterized protein LOC128865815, producing the protein MSKPAEITSLLDKNLVRVMSLGSFGKIAVCWSVITVAGVAGFVLSKNSVDKRRYKDMQIRERMRKANIGEYEPIGDRRFSG; encoded by the exons ATGTCAAAACCAGCTGAGATTACATCGTTGCTCGATAAAAATTTAGTGAGGGTCATGTCTTTGGGTTCATTTGGGAAAATTGCGGTTTGTTG GTCAGTCATTACAGTTGCGGGTGTCGCTGGGTTTGTTCTGTCGAAAAATTCTGTAGATAAGCGGCGTTATAAGGACATGCAAATTCGTGAACGCATGCGAAAAGCAAATATTGGTGAATACGAACCCATCGGTGATAGACGCTTCAGTGgttaa